A part of Acipenser ruthenus chromosome 12, fAciRut3.2 maternal haplotype, whole genome shotgun sequence genomic DNA contains:
- the LOC117416666 gene encoding P2Y purinoceptor 13-like encodes MNSSHLNISNELPPPSGKCVRDTSITQVVFPCLYSILFAVGLTLNCLAAWIFFRIPNSTTFIIYLKNVVVVDLLMTVTILIKTISDSGLGSWQLKAFVCRYSAVVFYMTMYISIILLGLISVDRYLKIAKPFGRAFIHNTTFGKVLTVLIWTLMFFITALPNMILTNKTPSASVKKCSSLKGPLGLKWHEAVNYLCQIIFWTVLALMVICYTFISKKVYESYKNSRSNDKRATRKTKARVFIVVAVFFICFAPFHFTRVPYTLSQTGTLSDCRAQNTLYMAKESTMWLSATNTCLDPLIYIFLCKVFRKMLFDTLRLKSKTVKTNETSTNAEETPM; translated from the coding sequence ATGAACTCAAGCCACCTCAACATTTCCAATGAGCTGCCACCCCCCTCAGGTAAATGTGTCCGAGACACCAGCATCACTCAGGTGGTTTTTCCATGTCTATATAGTATCCTCTTTGCTGTGGGGCTCACCCTCAACTGTCTGGCAGCTTGGATATTTTTCCGCATTCCCAATTCAACCACATTCATTATATACCTAAAAAATGTGGTAGTCGTCGACCTATTAATGACTGTGACAATATTAATTAAAACGATCAGTGATTCAGGACTTGGATCTTGGCAGCTGAAGGCTTTTGTATGTCGATACTCAGCTGTTGTCTTTTACATGACTATGTACATCAGTATCATCCTGCTTGGGCTGATAAGTGTTGATCGGTACCTCAAAATCGCGAAACCCTTTGGAAGAGCCTTCATCCACAACACAACTTTTGGAAAAGTCCTCACGGTGCTGATATGGACGTTAATGTTTTTTATAACAGCCCTGCCAAACATGATTCTGACAAACAAGACCCCCTCTGCATCGGTGAAGAAATGCAGCTCGCTGAAGGGTCCCCTGGGATTAAAGTGGCACGAAGCTGTAAACTACCTCTGCCAAATTATTTTCTGGACTGTTCTTGCCCTGATGGTTATCTGTTACACCTTCATAAGCAAGAAAGTGTATGAATCTTACAAAAACTCCAGAAGTAATGATAAAAGAGCCACACGAAAAACAAAGGCCAGAGTGTTTATCGTTGTGGCCGTGTTTTTTATCTGCTTTGCTCCATTTCATTTTACGAGAGTACCGTACACCTTAAGCCAAACAGGAACACTGTCTGACTGCAGGGCACAGAACACACTTTACATGGCAAAGGAAAGCACCATGTGGTTGTCAGCAACCAACACATGCTTAGACCCACTCATATATATTTTCCTGTGCAAAGTGTTTCGAAAAATGCTGTTTGATACTCTGAGACTTAAATCCAAAACTGTTAAGACAAATGAAACCTCGACAAACGCAGAGGAAACACCTATGTAG
- the LOC117416665 gene encoding G-protein coupled receptor 87-like produces MDPSSNSSNEKTNGTISKNGTVDEIKMFTMIICSLYTFIFLGGLILNTLAAWIFFQLKNRTTFIFYLKNIAVADLIITLTFPFKILSDSGLGHWKLKAFVCRYSAVIFYCNMYVSILFLGLISLDRYLKIVKPFGDSRMYNVKFTKFVSLGVWLCMILISMPNMIFTNVSPTIETAGNCSALKSHFGLAWHGVGIYVNICIFTAVFIVLAACYISISRHIYRSNQQFVGSENERKHNQNILIILLVFFICFVPYHLWRIPFTLTQIASKFDEYGTFILTHGKIVTLFMSACNVCLDPIIYFLMCKSFTKMLRKKLHIEPSVDFNGSRGSSRGTIKVRRFREYTSTNI; encoded by the coding sequence ATGGATCCAAGCTCCAACTCCTCCAATGAGAAGACAAATGGGACGATTAGCAAAAACGGGACTGTTGACGAGATTAAAATGTTTACCATGATCATCTGTTCGTTGTATACCTTTATTTTCCTCGGTGGATTGATACTGAACACTCTGGCTGCCTGGATTTTCTTTCAGTTAAAAAACAGGACAACTTTCATATTTTATCTGAAAAACATTGCCGTTGCAGACTTAATAATAACACTGACATTTCCCTTTAAAATACTCAGTGACTCGGGACTGGGACACTGGAAATTAAAGGCTTTTGTGTGCCGCTATTCTGCAGTCATATTCTACTGTAACATGTATGTTAGCATACTTTTCCTTGGACTGATCAGCTTAGACAGATATCTAAAAATTGTGAAACCATTCGGCGACTCTAGAATGTACAATGTTAAGTTCACAAAATTTGTGTCTTTAGGAGTGTGGCTGTGCATGATCCTTATTTCAATGCCAAACATGATTTTCACAAATGTAAGTCCAACAATAGAAACAGCTGGCAACTGTTCAGCTCTAAAAAGCCACTTTGGTCTTGCGTGGCATGGAGTGGGTATCTACGTGAACATCTGCATATTTACAGCTGTTTTCATTGTATTAGCTGCATGCTACATTTCGATTTCCAGGCACATCTATCGCTCGAATCAGCAGTTTGTAGGTTCTGAGAACGAAAGAAAGCACaatcaaaatatattaataattctgcttgttttttttatttgctttgtgcCGTATCACTTGTGGAGGATACCGTTTACATTAACTCAGATAGCCTCAAAATTCGATGAGTACGGGACTTTCATTTTGACACATGGCAAAATTGTTACTCTCTTTATGTCTGCGTGCAATGTTTGCCTGGACCCTATCATATACTTCCTGATGTGCAAGTCCTTTACCAAAATGCTGCGAAAAAAACTGCACATTGAACCTAGTGTTGATTTCAATGGGTCCAGAGGCAGCTCCAGAGGAACAATCAAGGTACGGAGATTCCGAGAATACACATCCACAAACATTTAG
- the LOC117416667 gene encoding P2Y purinoceptor 14-like, with product MVTAEAQTKKPDRKIKTFVTKSRTLLDMDARNFTNSSMNSTTSDYNSVFTKSVLPPLYCCIFLAGLTLNCLAAWMFFRIPSQTSLIVYFKNIVVADLFMTASFPFKIVNDFGLGVWYLRVVVCRYTAVMFYLNMYTGIIFLGLISLERYVKIVKPPGASIIQNVTFSKALSTATWVLMMILLVPNIILTSKEATEDTSKNCIQLKTDLGVQWHKVSNYTCIAAFWVVFVLMFFCYASISKTIYDSYKKFRRNNTESRRKSKRNIFSLLVVFFICFVPYHACRIFYTLSQTINSFSEQTKYVLFHIKEGTLLLSALNVCLDPVIYFLMCKSFRDLLLERFSKKAADSRRKSLTAPYSESIL from the exons ATGGTGACAGCAGAAGCACAGACGAAAAAACCTGATCGTAAGATCAAAACGTTTGTTACTAAATCAAGGACCCTG CTAGACATGGACGCTAGAAACTTTACGAATTCAAGCATGAACAGCACAACTTCTGACTACAACAGTGTTTTTACAAAGTCAGTGCTGCCCCCGCTTTACTGCTGTATTTTCCTGGCTGGGCTCACTTTGAACTGCCTGGCAGCCTGGATGTTCTTCAGAATTCCAAGCCAGACCAGTTTGATAGTTTATTTCAAAAACATTGTGGTGGCTGACCTGTTCATGACAGCGTCTTTCCCCTTCAAGATTGTCAACGACTTCGGTCTGGGGGTCTGGTATCTGCGGGTTGTGGTGTGCCGTTACACAGCCGTCATGTTCTATTTAAACATGTACACGGGGATCATCTTCCTTGGGCTGATCAGTTTGGAGCGCTATGTCAAGATTGTGAAACCCCCCGGAGCCTCGATCATTCAGAATGTCACGTTCTCCAAAGCACTGTCGACAGCAACATGGGTTCTTATGATGATCCTTCTGGTACCAAACATCATTTTAACCAGCAAAGAGGCCACCGAAGACACTTCAAAAAATTGCATTCAACTCAAGACTGACCTGGGCGTGCAGTGGCACAAGGTTTCCAACTACACCTGCATAGCTGCCTTCTGGGTTGTTTTTGTGCTGATGTTTTTTTGTTACGCTTCAATTTCGAAGACAATCTACGATTCTTACAAAAAGTTCCGAAGGAACAACACAGAAAGCAGAAGGAAATCCAAGCGGAACATCTTCAGTCTTCTGGTGGTGTTTTTCATCTGTTTTGTGCCATACCATGCTTGCAGGATTTTCTACACCTTAAGTCAAACTATCAACTCATTCAGTGAGCAGACCAAGTACGTACTGTTCCATATAAAGGAAGGCACTCTGCTCTTATCAGCACTGAACGTGTGCCTCGATCCTGTCATTTACTTTCTCATGTGCAAGTCATTTCGGGATTTGCTTTTAGAAAGATTTTCGAAGAAAGCAGCCGATTCTAGAAGAAAGTCCCTGACTGCTCCTTACAGTGAAAGCATACTGTGA